A window from Branchiostoma floridae strain S238N-H82 chromosome 16, Bfl_VNyyK, whole genome shotgun sequence encodes these proteins:
- the LOC118403770 gene encoding gastrula zinc finger protein XlCGF8.2DB-like yields the protein MATIGHGTPTEVLQNCCEGSPTGVPHVDCDSKASNPGDQRIAQEVTLKGDSEKPFMCGECGYRATQKSSLSVHMRTHTGERPYKCDQCDYSATRKSNLDNHVAAKHTGDKPYMCGECGYRTAQRSHLSRHMRTHSGEKPYKCDQCDYSAAQKPHLEHHIAAQHTGEKPFMCGECGYRTVNRSDLSRHMRTHTGEKPYKCEQCDYSAAQKPHLENHIAAQHTGEKPFMCGECGYRTVYRSDLSRHMRTHTGKKPYKCEQCDYYAARKSHLDEHRMKHTGEKPYMCGVCGYRTAHQSYLSKHMRTHTGEKPYMCGECDYSAAQKINLDNHIEAKHTGEKPYMCGECGYRTARKSSLSKHLRTHTGA from the coding sequence ATGGCAACGATAGGGCATGGGACTCCTACCGAAGTACTTCAGAACTGCTGTGAGGGGTCTCCTACTGGTGTTCCCCATGTTGATTGCGACAGCAAAGCAAGCAATCCTGGAGACCAAAGGATAGCACAAGAGGTTACCTTGAAAGGCGAtagtgagaaacccttcatgtgtggggagtgtgggtacagagcaacTCAGAAGTCTTCCTTGTCtgtacacatgagaactcacacaggagaaagaccttataagtgtgaccagtgtgactattctgcaacacgGAAATCGAACCTTGACAACCATGTcgcagcaaaacacaccggagacaaaccctacatgtgtggggagtgtgggtacaggacagctcaaaggtCTCAcctatcccgacacatgagaacccattcaggagaaaaaccctacaagtgcgaccagtgtgactattccgcagCACAGAAGCCCCACCTTGAACACCATATAGCAGCTCaacacactggggagaaacccttcatgtgtggggagtgtgggtacaggactgTCAATAggtctgacttatcccgacatatgagaacccacacaggagaaaaaccctacaagtgtgagcagtgtgactattccgcagCACAGAAGCCCCACCTTGAAAACCATATAGCAGCTCaacacactggggagaaacccttcatgtgtggggagtgtgggtacaggactgTCTATAggtctgacttatcccgacatatgagaacccatacagggaaaaaaccctacaagtgtgagcagtGTGACTATTATGCAGCACGGAAATCCCATTTAGACGAGCATCGCATgaaacataccggtgagaaaccatacatgtgtggggtgtgtgggtacaggacagctcatcAATCTTACTtgtccaaacatatgagaacccatacaggtgaaaaaccctacatgtgtggtgagtgtgactattccgcagCACAGAAAATCAATTTGGACAACCATATTGAagcaaaacacaccggcgagaaaccctacatgtgtggggagtgcgggtacaggacagctcggaagtctAGCTTGTCCAAACAtttgagaacccacacaggtgcATGA
- the LOC118403767 gene encoding zinc finger protein 888-like isoform X1, with product MAASGYGSPTEVDKQCYDGSPSEVCNNKITDDGHQMAAQKVKASTAGEKPYRCDQCGYSAADLTILVTHIRTHTGEKPYVCGECGYRTGDRSNLSKHMRTHTGEKPYKCDLCDYSAALKVRMDRHIAAKHNDKKPYMCGECGYRTPFTDALSRHMRIHTKEKPYKCDQCDYSAAQKSTLDEHMAAKHTGEKPFMCGECGYRTCLKSKLSRHMRTHTGEKPYKCDQCDYSAARKFSLDQHRTKHTGEKPFMCGECGFKTVLKSNLSRHMRAHTGEKPYKCDQCDYSSARKLYLDQHIKKHTGEKPYMCGECGYRAAQRSTLSHHMRTHTGEKPYKCDQCDYSAAQKSHLEYHMAAQHTGEKPYMCGECGYRTARKSDLPRHMRTHTGERPFKCDQCDYSAAQKGTLTIHIVAKHNG from the coding sequence ATGGCGGCATCAGGATACGGGTCTCCCACCGAAGTAGACAAGCAGTGCTATGATGGGTCTCCCAGCGAGGtttgcaacaacaaaataactGATGATGGACACCAGATGGCAGCACAAAAAGTCAAAGCGAGTACCgctggtgagaaaccatacaggtgtgaccaatgtggctattctgctgcagatttGACCATTTTGGTCACCCACATAAGAacgcacaccggtgagaaaccctacgtgtgtggagagtgcgggtacaggacgggTGATAGGTCtaacttatccaaacatatgagaacccacacaggagaaaaaccctacaaatgtgacctgtgcgactattctgcagcacttAAAGTCCGCATGGACAggcatatagcagcaaaacacaatGATAAGAAACCctatatgtgtggggagtgtggatacaggacaccTTTTACGGATGCGttatccagacacatgagaatccacacaaaagagaaaccctacaaatgtgaccagtgtgactattctgcagcacagaaatccactttggacgaACATAtggcagcaaaacacactggtgaaaaaccctttatgtgtggggagtgtggatatagGACTTGTCTAAAGTCTaagttatccagacatatgagaacccacacaggtgaaaaaccttacaagtgtgaccagtgtgactattctgcagcacggaaattCAGTTTGGACCAGCATCgcacaaaacacaccggtgagaaacccttcatgtgtggggagtgtgggttcaagACAGTGCtaaagtctaacttatcccgacacatgagagcccatacaggagaaaaaccctacaagtgtgaccagtgcgactattcttcaGCACGGAAATTGTACTTGGACCAGCATATAaaaaagcacactggtgagaaaccctatatgtgtggagagtgtggatacagagcAGCTCAAAGGTCTACTTTATCAcaccatatgagaactcacacaggagaaaaaccctacaagtgtgaccagtgtgactattccgcagCACAGAAGTCCCACCTTGAATACCATATGGCAGCacaacacactggtgagaaaccctacatgtgtggggagtgcgggtacaggacagcgcGAAAGTCTGACTTaccccgacatatgagaacccatacaggggaaagacccttcaagtgtgaccagtgtgactattctgcagcacaaaaagGCACTTTGACCATTCATATAGTAGCAAAACACAATGGTTAG